The window AAACGATTTTCGGCCGCCGCGCCCATTATCCGGAAATCCGCTCCTCCAACCCTTCCGTAAAAGCCTTCAACGAGCGTGCGGCCATCAACGCGCCGATCCAGGGTTCCGCAGCCGATATCATCCGCCGTGCGATGGTCCGTATCGAGCCGGCGCTGGAGGCGGAAAAACTTTCCGCCCGCATGCTGCTGCAGGTGCATGACGAACTCATCTTCGAAGTTGAGGAAGCGGAAATCGAAAAGACCCTGCCTGTCGTCGTCTCCGTGATGGAAAATGCGGCGATGCCGGCGATATCCATGAAGGTGCCGTTGCAGGTGGATGCCCGCGCGGCCGACAACTGGGATGAGGCGCACTGAAAGGTCGCAGGACCTGCAAAATCCACCGGTTGATGTCATTGATCTGTTGCGTATCGGGACTAGGGGAAACGTCTCAAAAGGAGTTTCCCCATGCACGCCCCGCTCGTCTCGAAAGATCTTGAGTATATTTCCGCTGCCAACCACGATCAGCCGCCGCGCCATCTCGGCAGCCGCTTTAACGCCGAGCGCGAATTCCTGCCCGAGCCAGGTAACACGGTCGTCTGCCACCTCGTTGAAGGCTCGCAAACCGAGAGCGCGATCATCACGACACGCCAGCGTTTTCTGGACATGCCCGAGGCATCGCTGCTTGCCTTCACGCCGGTTTCCAGCCTGCATATGACGGTGTTTCAGGGCATCATCGAGTTCCGGCGCATGGCTCCCTACTGGCCCGAGAAGATGCCGCTCGATACGCCGATCGACACGATGACCGAATATTATCGTGACCGTCTTTCGGCCTTTCCCGCCCTGCCGGGCTTCAACATGCAGGTGACGGGTCTTAAACCGACGGGACTGGTGATGAAGGGGGCGACCGCTGGAGACGACCGGATCGTCGCTCTGTGGCGCGATGCATTTGCCGAAGCCTTCGGTTACCGCCATCCCGATCACGAAAGCTATGAGTTTCATATCACGCTGTCCTACATCACACGCTGGTTTGCGCCGGAAAGCCTGCCGCGGTGGCAGGCAATGCTGGACGAAGAGCTGGAAAAACTACGCGCAACAGCCTCTGTCATCGAGATGCGCCCGCCTGCTTTCTGTGAATTCATGGATATGAACCACTTCAAGGAACTCATCGTTTTTGATAGAAGTGAGACCTGATTTGCGTGCACCTCCAGCCTGCTCGTCGTCCCTATTCCGCTGAATCGGAAAAAATGCGCGTCAGGGCTGGTCAAAGCCCGTTAGGGCATGTATAAGCGCGCCAAATTTCCGATATCGAGACACCCGACATTCGGCCTTTGGTTCTGGCCGGTTCCGTTGTTTCGCCGCTAAAGTGGAGTAACAAAAATGGCTGTACCAAAAAGAAAAACAAGCCCGTCCAAGCGCGGTATGCGCCGCTCGGCTGACGGTCTCAAGTCTGCAACCTATGTTGAAGACAAGAACTCCGGCGAACTGCGCCGTCCGCACCATATCGATCTGAAGACCGGTATGTATCGCGGCCGTCAGGTTCTGACGCCGAAGGAAAGCGCATAAGCTTTTCCGACATCGTAATTACAAAAAACCGGCCCTCGTGGCCGGTTTTTTGTTTTCAGGACCGTTTGGCTGTCTTTTCCACTCACTTGGAAAATTCGGCCACTCCTCCTACACTCTGCTCGGGAGAGCAGTTTGGTGCGCGTTAGGGGGAGTTTCGGTGAAATATCGCTGGATTTTGTTGATGCTTCTCAGCCTCGGTCTCGGTTATGGCGCCGTGACGAAGGGTGGCGGCATCATCGCGGAAAGCTATTTCGGCGAAGTATCCGATCAGGGCCGCACCACCCTCAGGCTGGCCGTCTCTGCCCTCGGTGGGCTTTTGAGCCGTTACGAACCGCTGCCGGCTCTGATCGCCGATCACGACGACATTGAGGAGCTGGTCGCGCATCCGAAAGATGAGGCGCTGCGTCAGCGCGCCAATGTCTATCTCAAATCCATCAACACCCTCTTGGAATCCTCCGATATCTACATCATTACGCTGGATGGAGAGACGATCGCCGCCAGCAATTACGATGGACCCACGAGCTTCGTCGGCGAGAATTTCAGCTACCGGCCCTATTTCCAGGATGCCGCCAGGGGCTTCAAGTCGCGTTTCTTCGCGCTTGGCACCACCTCTCACAAACGTGGCTATTATTTCTCCGCCCCCATCCTCTTCAACGAGGAGATCAAGGGCGTCATCGTCTTCAAGGTCGATATTGAAGGCATAGAGGCATCCTTCGGCGATGGCGAGAACCGCATCCTCGTATCGGATCCGGAAGGCATCATCTTCATGACGGGAACGCCGCAATGGCTTTATTCCGGCCTGATGCCGCTGACACCCGAAAGGCTTGCACGCACGGAGGCATCCCGCCGTTACGCGAACGCCACCCTGAAGGAACTGCCGCTGAAAAATGGCAGTTTCGGCTCCCATCAATTGATGACGATCACCCAGGATGACGGTGAGAGGGAATATCTCGTCCTGTCGCAGCCGATGCCGGATGCGGGCTGGACCGTCAGCGTGCTGATGGATACGGGCTCACTCAGAACGCAGGTCAAGACGGCAATGATCGCCATCATTCTCTGCCTGTGTCTTGCCGCTGCCGTTATCGCGGCCATGCTGCAAAGACGCCGGCGTCTGCGTGAACGTCTGACCCACCAGGCGGAAGCGCAGGCGGAACTGGAACGCCGGGTGGAGGAACGCACTGCCGATCTGGCGCGCGTGAACCAGGAGATCGAACACGAAATCGCCGAACGTCGCCAGACGGAAAAACAGCTGCGCAGGATGCAGAACGATCTGGTGCAGGCGGGCAAGCTTGCGGCACTCGGGCAGATGTCGGCGGCCCTGTCGCATGAGTTCAATCAGCCGCTTGCCGCCGCCAAGAATTATGCTGAAAACGCCTCGCTTCTGGTGGAGCGGGGGCGGCTGGAAGAGGTGACGGAGAACCTCAGGCGTATTTCAGGCCTCATCGACCGCATGGCGTCCATCAGCAAGCACCTCAGGAATTTCGCCCGCAAGCCCAACGAAAAAATGGCTGCGGTCAGTCTGGATACCGTGCTTCGTGACACGCTCGAAATCGTCGGCGCGCGGCTGAAGGCCGCCGATGCGGTTCTGGATGTCGATCTTGGTTTGGTGCCGCTTGCGGTGAAAGCCGGGCCGGTGCGGCTGCAGCAGGTGCTGGTCAACATCATCTCCAATGCCGCAGATGCGGTGGAAGGGCGCGAGGACCGCCGCATCGCTTTGAAAGCCGTGCTGAAGGGTCAGACGGTGTCGATTTTCATCCGCGACCGTGGTCCCGGCGTTCCGCCGGCAATTTCGGAACGCATCTTCGATCCCTTCTTCACCACCAAGGGTGTGGGGCGCGGCCTCGGTCTCGGCCTTTCCATCACCTACAATATCATCAAGGATTTTGGCGGCCAGCTGCGCGTCAGAAACCATGAAGACGGCGGGGCGGAATTCGAGATCGAATTGCCGGCAGCTGCCTATCGCGTGGAGGTGGCGGCGGAATGACCATGTCGCGCGTTCTGTTGATCGATGACGAGGAGGAGCTGCGCTTTTCCACCGCGCAGGCGCTGGAGCTTTCCGGTTTTGCCGTCACCATGCTGGCGAGCGCCGAACATGCGCTCGAACTCATCGGCTACAGCTTCGATGGCGTCGTGGTCAGCGATATCAGGATGCCCGGCATGGATGGCATGACGTTGTTGCAGAAGGTGCGGGAGCTTGATCCGGAAATACCTGTCATCCTGATGACCGGCCATGGCGATGTGCAGCTGGCTGTCAACGCCATGCGCAACGGTGCCTATGACTTCATCGAAAAGCCCTTCACCCCGCAATATCTCGCCGGCATCATAAAAAGGGCTAATGACAGGCGGGCGCTGGTGCTGGAAAACCGCCGCCTGAAGGCGGTGGCGGGCAAGCATGACGATCTCGAGACGCGTCTGCCCGGCCGAACCCAGATCATGGTCGATCTGCGTTACCGCATCCGCGCCATCGGTGCGACGGATGCCGACACGCTCATCGTTGGCGATACCGGCGCCGGCAAGGAGGTGGTGGCGCGGGCGCTTCACGATATC is drawn from Agrobacterium tumefaciens and contains these coding sequences:
- a CDS encoding 50S ribosomal protein L32, with product MAVPKRKTSPSKRGMRRSADGLKSATYVEDKNSGELRRPHHIDLKTGMYRGRQVLTPKESA
- a CDS encoding DUF1868 domain-containing protein, encoding MHAPLVSKDLEYISAANHDQPPRHLGSRFNAEREFLPEPGNTVVCHLVEGSQTESAIITTRQRFLDMPEASLLAFTPVSSLHMTVFQGIIEFRRMAPYWPEKMPLDTPIDTMTEYYRDRLSAFPALPGFNMQVTGLKPTGLVMKGATAGDDRIVALWRDAFAEAFGYRHPDHESYEFHITLSYITRWFAPESLPRWQAMLDEELEKLRATASVIEMRPPAFCEFMDMNHFKELIVFDRSET
- a CDS encoding sensor histidine kinase — encoded protein: MLLSLGLGYGAVTKGGGIIAESYFGEVSDQGRTTLRLAVSALGGLLSRYEPLPALIADHDDIEELVAHPKDEALRQRANVYLKSINTLLESSDIYIITLDGETIAASNYDGPTSFVGENFSYRPYFQDAARGFKSRFFALGTTSHKRGYYFSAPILFNEEIKGVIVFKVDIEGIEASFGDGENRILVSDPEGIIFMTGTPQWLYSGLMPLTPERLARTEASRRYANATLKELPLKNGSFGSHQLMTITQDDGEREYLVLSQPMPDAGWTVSVLMDTGSLRTQVKTAMIAIILCLCLAAAVIAAMLQRRRRLRERLTHQAEAQAELERRVEERTADLARVNQEIEHEIAERRQTEKQLRRMQNDLVQAGKLAALGQMSAALSHEFNQPLAAAKNYAENASLLVERGRLEEVTENLRRISGLIDRMASISKHLRNFARKPNEKMAAVSLDTVLRDTLEIVGARLKAADAVLDVDLGLVPLAVKAGPVRLQQVLVNIISNAADAVEGREDRRIALKAVLKGQTVSIFIRDRGPGVPPAISERIFDPFFTTKGVGRGLGLGLSITYNIIKDFGGQLRVRNHEDGGAEFEIELPAAAYRVEVAAE